From the genome of Brevundimonas sp. NIBR11:
CCAGCTGCCCGACGCCCCGGTGGTTCCCGGCATGCCGAGCTTCACCCTGATCGACGGCAAGCTGAACAGCTATCTGTGGCTGACCCGTCTGGCCACGCTCTACTACTTCGCCTTCTTCTTCGTCATCATGCCCTTCGTGGGCCTGAAAGAGACGCCGTTGAAGATCCCGGCCTCGATCTCCGAGCCGGTCCTCTCGGGGCCGGCCGTGATGAGCGGCGCCGTTCCTGCCGACGCCGAAAAGAAGGGCTGATCGCGATGTCGATTTCTATTCGCAACCTGGCCCTGTCGCTGGCCGCCGTCGCGGCGGTCGGCGTGGCCTCCCCGGCCCTGGCCGAGGGCGGCGCCCATCACCCGCGTTCGGGCGGTTTCTCGTTCGAAGGTCCGTTCGGCACCTTCGATCAGGGCCAGCTGCAGCGCGGCTACAAGGTCTATCGCGAGGTCTGCGCGGCCTGCCACTCGATGGACCTGATGCACTTCCGCACCCTGGGCGAAAAGGGCGGTCCCTTCTACGACCCGCACGCCGAAAACCCGGCCCAGAACCGCTACGTGCGCGCCCTGGCCGCGGAGATCGAGGTCGCGGACATCGACACCGAAACCGGAGAGGCGATCCGTCGCCCGGCGACCGCGGCGGACAAGTTCCCCAACCCCTATCCGAACCGCACGGCCGCGGCCGCCGCGAACGGCGGGGCGGCTCCGCCCGATCTGTCGGTCATGGCCAAGGCCCGTCACGGCGGCGCCGACTACATCTACTCGCTGCTGTCGGGCTACGAAGCCCCGCCGGCCGGCCTGCGGATGACGGCGACCCAGCACTACAACCCATATATGGCGGGCGACATGACCCCGTTCTGGGACGGCGACCCCGAGCACGTTCCGGCCGGCGGCTTCATCGCCATGCCCGCGCCGCTGACCTCCACGGGTCAGGTCACCTACGACGACGGCACCGAGGCCACGGTCGACCAGATGGCCAAGGACGTCGCCGCCTTCATCGCCTGGTCCTCGGACCCCAAGGCGACCGAGCGGAAACAGTCGGGCATCGGCGTCCTGGCCTTCCTGGCCATCTTCGCCGGCATCACCTACGCCAGCTACCGCCGCATCTGGAAGGGCGTCGCCCACTAGGGTTTCGCGCTCCTCTGCGAACGAGAGCAGCCCGCCGGGTCCGCCCGGCGGGCTTTTTCGTGCGCACAGGGGGGCCTTGCCAACCCGGCCGAAGCGAAGCGAAGAGCCGGGACGGGACCTAACCACGGCATCCCGGCCCCGGAGCGCGCAGCTCATCCGGGGCATTGGCTGGGCTCTCTCCATCTCCCCTGTTCAGCCCAGCGGGCTGACCGCGACGAAATCGGTCAAGGCCGAGCGTCCCCGATCTCCGCTTCGCTTCGTCGGGGATGAAAAGGTGATCCTCGGCACAACCAGGATTCCTGTCGAAGATAAAAATCAATTCGACAGTCGCAAGCACGGCCCTGTCTGCTCCAGATGCCTGTTTCGACCGACTTGTTAGCCCTGGTGTCCGGGCGCCCTCCAATGGCGACTTCGGTTCGCGCAGAGAGCGGACACCGGTGTGTTTCGTCCTTTTCGTCACCTTTCGTCACGTTGCGCGCGTCATGACGAACCGGACGAACCAGCCCGTCTCACGGAAGAGGAGACACGATTGACGACGTTCTCCGAAAGTGCTTTGTAACGCAAAGTATATTGGGAGACCGCCATGACTGTTCCTACCGCCGCTGCCTTCGCCGCCTTGTCCTTGGCTTTCACGGCTGCGCCGGCCCTGGCGCAACAGACCGATCCCGCCGTCGTCGCCGCCCAGCGCCAGCACCTCTCGCAACTGGACTGGATGAACGGCGAGTGGACCGGGACCGCCGAGGTCATGGTCGGCATGGGCCAGACCCGCACGCTGCGCCACACCGAACGGATCGGCCCGATGCTGGACGGGGTCATCAAGGTCATCGAGGGCCACAGCTACGAAGCCGACGGCTCGACGGGCTTCAACGCCTTCGCCGTCCTGTCCTGGAATCAGGAACACGACCGCTACACGATGCGCTCCTATACCGGCGGCATGGCGGGCGACTTCCCCTTGGAGATCACCCCGACCGGGTGGCGCTGGTCCACTCCCGCGCGCGGGGGCGAGATGCTCTACGAGACGGTCCATACTCCCGACAGCTGGGTCGAGACCGGCGACTTCATCATGCCGGGCCGCGAGCCGATGCGGGTCATCACCCTGCGCCTGACCCGCAAGGGCGACACCGACTGGCCCGCCGGCGGAGCCGTAGCGCCCGGCGAATGAGCGCTGCACACTCTCGCCCATGACCGAGACGCCCAAGCTGGAAATGGCCCGCAGGCTCGACGCCTTCGTCGACGCCGCCTTCGCCTTCGCCATCACCCTGCTGGTCGCGGGCGGCGGCGACCCGCCGACGACCCTGGTCGAGATGCGGACGATGTTCCTGAGCGCGCCCTCCTATCTCGCCAGCTTCGCCCTGATCGTGATGTTCTGGCTCAGCTACCGTGACCTCGGCCGGCTCTGGCCGCATCGCGACGGCTTCTCGACAGCGCTAAGCCTCGGCGTCGTGTTCGTGGTCCTGCTCTACGTGTTCCCGCTCAGGCTGATGATGGCCTCGGCGCTTCACGCCATGTCGGGCGGAGCCCTACCCGGCGGCGATCTCATCGAGACGACCGACGACCTTCGCTTCCTCTACGTTGCCTATGGCGGCGGATGCCTGACCCTCTCCATGCTGTTCGCGGGGCTCTACCGCCACCACCTGAAACAGGGCGAGGCCAGCCCGACCCAGGCGGTCAGCGCGCGCATCTGGATCCAGAACTGGATCATCCTGTCCCTCGCATCGTTGGCCTCGATCCTCATCGCCTTGACCGCGCCGGAAGGAATCGCCGACTGGGGCGGCGGCCTCGTCTACATGAGCGTGCCGGTGATGATCGGGATCGCGTCGGTCTTGCATGCGCGCGCCATGTCGCGGGCGGCTGTGATCGACAGCAGGGCCACCGGCCCCTAACCTTCGCCGACATTCGTTCAGTCGAGGGTTCCATGCGTACGTTCACCGCCGCCGCCGCGCTCGTCGCGGGCTTGTCCCTGACCCCCATCGCCTGGGCTCAGGATCACACCGCGTTCGATGCAGCCCGTCTGTCCGAACATATCCAGACACTGTCCGGCGACGCCTTCGAAGGGCGCGGCATCGCCACCCCGGCCGAACAGAAGGTCATTGACTACGTCTCGCAGCAGTTCCAGGCGGCGGGGCTGGAGCCCGGCGGCGACAGCGGGGGCTGGACCCAGGCCGTGGCGCTGAACCGCTTCACCGCCTCGGAGATTCGGGCCCAACTGACGGTCGGCGACTGGACTCAGCCCCTGGCCCAGGGCGAGCAGATCGTGATCTCCAGCCGCCGCCCGGGCGAAAGCCATGTGATGCTGATGGACGCGCCCCTGGTCTTCGTCGGCTACGGCATCCACGCACCCGAGCGAAACTGGGACGACTTCAAGGGCCAGGACATGACCGGCAAGATCCTGGTCGTTCTGGTCAACGACGCGGACTTCGAGGAGCCCGCCCTGAACACCTTCGGCGGCCGGGCGATGACCTACTACGGTCGCTGGACCTACAAATATGAGGAGGCGGCGCGACGGGGCGCGGCGGGCGTGATCATCGTCCACGAGACCGAGCCGGCCTCCTACGGCTGGACCACGGTGAAGAACAGCTGGTCGGGCGCTCAGTTCGATATCGTCCGCGCCGATGCCGACGAGCGCGTTCCGATGGAAAGCTGGATCCAGCGCGATGTCGCCGTCCAGTTGTTCCAGCAGGCCGGCCTCGACTTCGAAGCTATGAAGGTTCAGGCGCGCAGCCGCGACTTTCAGCCGGTGCCGCTCGAAGGCGCCGAGATGGACGTCATGTTTGACGTAGCCTCCGAGCGGGTCGAGACCCACAACATCATCGGCCGCCTGCCCGGCGCGACGCACCCGGACGAGACCTTCCTCTACACAGCGCACTGGGATCACATCGGCGTCGGGACGCCGGACGCCAACGGCGACGCCATCTTCAACGGGGCCATCGACAACGCTTCGGGCATCGCCGGCCTGATCGAACTGGCGCGCGTCTATGCGGCGGGTGAGCGGCCGGAGCGGTCGATCGTCTTCATCGGCTTCGCGGCCGAGGAGAGCGGTCTTCTGGGCTCCGAATACTACGCCGCCAACCCGATCTATCCTCTGGCGACCACGGTCGGCGGGGTGAACATGGACTCGGCCAACGTCTATGGCCGCACGGCCGCCTTCGGCGTCGTCGGCTACGGCCAGTCCGACTTCGACGAGCGGATGGCCGCCATCGTCGAGGCGCAGCGGCGCGTGATACAGCCCGACGGCAACCCGGCCTCGGGCACCTATTTCCGCTCCGATCACTTCCCCCTGGCCAAGCGCGGCGTGCCGATGGCCTACGCCAAATCGGCCGGCGACTTCGTCGAGGAGCCGATCGCCGACCGTTTGGCCGCCCGCGCCGCCTACACCGCCAACCGCTATCACCAGGCGGACGATGAGTGGTCGGCCGATTGGGACTATTCGGGCCAGATCCAGGATCTCGAGGTGTACTGGTCGCTGGGTCACACCTTGGCCAACAGCCGTGACTGGCCGGAGTGGAAGGAAGGCTCGGAGTTCGGACCCGCACGGGCGGAGAGCGCGGCGGAAAGAGACTGACCCCTCTTTCCAGACCGGGGGCCTTCATGACGAATCCGTAATGAGCGCCCTTGGGCGGTCGCTTCTATGGTCCCGCGCAAATGGCGAGGAGAGCCCTGATGTTGCGTGCGTTGTTCGGTGGTGCGGCCGCCATGACCCTGATCCTGTCGGCCGGTCTGGCCCAGGCTCAGGACTTCTCCGCCGAGCGGATATCCGATGAGATCCGCCACATCTCGTCCGACGGCTTCCAAGGTCGCTATCCGGGCACCGAAGGCGAGCGGATGACCTTGGCCTGGCTTCAGGCCCAGTATGAGGCAATGGGCCTCGAGCCCGGCGGCCCGAATGGTCAATGGCTGCAAGACGTTGTTCTGAACCGGTTCACTCCGGTCGCGGGCTCAGCTTCGGCCAGCTGGACTGGACCCGACGGAACCGCACATCCGATGACGATCGGCACAGACATCTTGCTGCGGTCCGCCACCAATGACGGCAAGGCGGATGTGGAAAACGCCGGCCTCGTCTTCGTCGGCTACGGCATTCATGCGCCGGAACGGAACTGGGATGACTGGGGCGACATCGACGTGCGCGGCAAGGTCGTCATCGTCATCGCCGGAGAGCCCAACACGCCCGCCGTCGCCGAACGCTTCAACGGCGCCTATCCGACCGCCTACTCGAACGGCTGGTACAAGAACGACGAGGCGTTCAAGCGCGGCGCCGTGGGCGTCATCACCTTGAACATGGTTCCGGCCACCGACGCGGGCTGGCTGCGCGGCGCCCAGTTCGCCAACCGCCAGCGCACCCTGACGCCGGGCGCGGCGGATCTGGAGTTCACCGGCTCGATCAACCACGACGTCGCCTTGGCCTGGGCCCAGGCGGCCGGTCTCGACATGGCGGCTATGGCCAACGTCGACAGCGGAGACTTCGAGGCTGTGGCCCTGACTGGCGTCACTCTGTCGGTCGCCAACGAGGAGGCCATGGATACATTGGTCACTCACAACCTGCTGGCCAAGATCCCCGGTACGGAACGCCCGAACGAGACCATCATCTATTCGGCGCACTGGGACCACGTCGGCGTCGGCGCGGACCACGTCAGCCCGGTCTCGACGACCGAGGACAACATCTACAACGGCGCCTGGGACAACGCCTCGGGCACCATCGGCATCCTGGAGATGGCGCGCCAGATCAAGGCCGCTCCGCGTCCAGAACGCACCATCGTCTTCGCTCATATGGCGGCCGAGGAAATGGGCCTGCTCGGCTCCTACGGCTACGCCGCCAACCCGGTCTATCCGCTGGAGACCACCGTCGCCGACATCAACATCGACATGCTGCCCTTGTCGCCTCCGACCCGCGATGTCGCCATCTTCGGCAAGGGCCAGAACACGCTCGAGGACGATCTGGCGGTGCTGGCGGCGGCCGAAGGTCGGGTGATCACCGACGACCGCCAACCGGAGCAGGGCTTCTACACACGCTCGGACCACTTCCCCTTCGTCCGCATGGGCGTCCCGGCTCTGATGACCTGGCACGGCGTGGACTGGGACGAGGGCGGCGTCGAGGCTGGCCAGGCCGCCTGGGACGCCAAGTTCGGCGCGGACTATCACAAGCCGTCGGACGAATGGTCGGCGGACTGGGATTTGCGCTCGGCTGTCGAGAACCTGACTTTGCTGTACCGTCTGGGCCTGCAACTGGCCAACAGCGACGAGTGGCCTACGTGGAAGCCGACTTCGGAGTTCGGCGAGCGCCGCGCGGCGAGCAACAGCGCCCGCCGCTAGGTCCAACCCCGGGACGCTGGAGGGGTGGCGATGACGGGATCGCCGCCCTTCTTCATGTCAAGAACCTTGGCCGTGTTTTGGGCGTTGGGTTCAGATGACTCCGATCTTCCGCACCTTCGCCCTTACGGCCTGCGCGCTGGGACTGTCCGCCTGTGGTGAGAGCGGTCCCGTTAATCCGCCCACCGAGCCGGCGGCCCCGGTCGCGGGCCAGGATCCCTCCGCCGTGCCCGCCGCAGGTCAGACCTCGATGCTGCCGGGACGCGGTCCGACCAGCTTTGTCGGGCGCTGGGCGGCGAACGTCAGCTGGTGTGCGACCCCGCAAGGCGAACGGCGGCCGATCGAAATCAGTTCGACCCGGTTTGAGGGCTACGAGAACTCGTGCGAGATCGCGGCGGTCGAAGAGGTGGCCGACGGCTACGTCGCCACCCTGGCCTGTGTGGCCGAGGGTGCGGCCAACTCCGAACGCGTCCGGTTCCAGGTCATCGGGAATGACATGCGCATGACCTACCTCGATCGCGCGGGCGACCCGGTCGAACTGCACAAGTGCACGACGCTCACGGACACGGCGGTGAAGCCTCCCGCCGTTCCGTGAGGGGATCTAGTTGAAGAGGAAGTTCATCACGTCGCCGTCCTTGACGACATAGGACTTGCCTTCGGCCCGCAGCTTGCCGGCCTCGCGGGCCTTGGCCTCGCCCTTGAAGGCGACATAGTCGTCGTAGGCGATGGTCTCGGCGCGGATGAAGCCCTTCTCGAAATCGGTATGGATGACGCCGGCCGCTTGCGGGGCCGTGTCGCCGATGTGGATGGTCCAGGCTCGAGCCTCCTTTGGCCCCACCGTGAAGTAGGATTGCAGGCCCAGCAGGGCATAGGCCTCGCGGATCAGGCGGTTCAGGCCCGGCTCTTCGAGCCCGAGGCCTTCCAGGAACTCGGCCTGCTCCTCGGCGTCGAGGACGGCCAGTTCGGAATCGATCTTGGCCGAGATGACCACCGACTTGGCGTTGTCAGCCGCGGCGCGCTGCGCGACCAGATCCGACAACTCATTGCCCTTGTCGGCCGAGCCCTCGTCGACATTCGAGACGTAGAGGGCCGGAAGCGACGTCAGGAGCTGGAGCATGGCCCAGGGCTTCTGGTCCTCCTTGGAGATTTCGGCGGTACGCGCGGGCTTGCCGGCGCGCAGCTTCTCCAGCGCCAGATTGATCAGGCGGAGCGTCACCTGCATGTCCTTGTCGCCGGTCTTGGCGCGCTTCTCGACGTTGGCGTAGCGCTTCTCGAGGCTTTCCAGGTCGGCCAGCATCAGTTCGGTCTCGATGATCTCCAGGTCCGAGATCGGATCGATGCGGTTCTCGACGTGGGTGATGTCGTCATCCACGAAGCAGCGCGCCACGAAGGCCACGGCGTCACAGTCGCGGATGTTGGCCAGGAACTGGTTGCCCAGACCCTCGCCCTTCGACGCGCCGCGCACCAGGCCGGCGATGTCCACGAAGGTGATGCGCGAGGGGATGATCTCCTTGGAGCCGGCGATCTCGGCCAGGACGTCCAGACGCGGCTCCGGCACGGCCACGTCGCCGGTGTTCGGCTCGATGGTGCAGAACGGATAGTTGGCGGCCTGGGCCGCCGCCGTCTTGGTCAGGGCGTTGAACAGGGTGGACTTGCCGACGTTGGGCAGGCCGACGATCGCGACTTTAAGGGCCATGGGTCTCGGGAGCTTTCAATGAGCGCGAGCCTTTAGCCGGTTCGCACCGGTTTGTCAGGCTCGTGCTTCATGGGCGGTCAGGCGGCGGGTTGTCCCACGGTCGCCCTGACCTCGACCGGCGCGGCGTTGGCGAAGGCCAGGGTCAGAGGCACGGTGTCGCCGGTCTTCAGCGGCTCGGTGACACCCATCAGCATGATGTGGTTGCCGCCCGGGGCCAAGGCCACGGCCTGACCGGCCGGAAGGGGCAGACCCGCCTCCAGCTCGCGCATCATCATCATATTGCTCTCCATCCGCATCTCGTGGACCTGCGCCAGGGCGGCGACGGGAGAGCTGACCGACACCAGGGTATCGGCGTCGGGCGCGGTCAGTGTCAGGTAGCAGCCGGTGACCTGGCGGCCCTTCGGCGTCGGGCGGCAGATGGCGTCGGCGACGGCCACCGGTCCGGCGGCCTCCGACTTGCCGGACGAACCGGACTGACCGCAGGCGGCGAGGGTCAGGGCGGCCAGGGTCGCCAGGACGGGAAGGGATTTCATCGAGGCGGTCCTTTCAGGAGGCGAGGCTGCGGGGTCGGTTCAGGAACCAGACCAGTCGATCCAGCCCGACCGCGACGATCAGGCTGAGACCCGTCAGGGGATACAGGATGGCGAGGGGCAGGACGATGGCGAGAACGGCGGCTTTCGCCCGCGGACTGGGCGGGGCGACGGGCGCCGCCAGCCGACCCTTGGGCCGTCGCTTCCACCACATGACCACGGCGCTGATCCCCAGCAGCCATATGGCGAGGCAGCCGCCCAGCATGACGAAGCGGTTGATCTGGCCGTACTGGGTGCCCTGATGGGCGGCGATGCCCCATTCGATCGCCTTCGCGCCCGGGCCGAAGGCGGCGTATCCGATATCGGCCTTCACCGCGCCGGTCGCGCCGTCGATGTAGAGCGACCGGGTGTCCTCGACATGTGAGACCTGGCGCGAGGCAGTGAAGGCCAGGGTGGGATCTGCGGGGATCGAAATCTGATAGGGGCGGGCCAGACCTTCGTGCTCGGCTGCGGCGATCACGGTGGAAAGGCGCGCCGGGGCGGGATGGTCGGCGGCCATGACCATGCCCTCCATCGTCCAGCCAGTTCCCGATGGCGCATCGGCGGGGTGAGCGGCGTGGGCCCAGGGACTGGCGGCGACGGGCGCGGGCGGCCGGCCGAGGCCGCTGGACTTGACCCAGTCCCCGACCTGTTCGCCCCAGACCACCGACCACGGCATGCCGGTCACGGCCAGGAACAGGATGACCCCGCCGGCGTAGAGCCCGGTGACGGCATGCAGGTCGCGCCAGAACGGACGGCGCGCCGTGTCGGTCGTGGACAAGGCCACGACCCCCACCGCCCGGCCGCGCGGCCACCACAGGAAGACGCCGGTCGCCACCAGAATGATGGCCCAGCCGGCCACGATCTCCACCACGACGTTGGCCCAAGACCCGAACAGGACGAGGCTATGCAGCCGTTTCACCGGCTCCATCACCCCGCCGAAGCCGGTCACCCCGGTCACGCGGGCCGTGGCCGGATCGACGAAAACGGTGCGCTTCTGGCCATCCTCGCGGGTGATGCCGACACGGACAGCGCGGTCGGACCGTTCCGGGAGTAGCACGGTCGTCGCCCTCCCGCCTCCGGCTGTCTCTGCCGCAGCGCGCCACTCGTCCGGCGGAGCGTGGGCCGTCGAGGGCGCGACGGCCGCCATCGGCCGGTAGACGGCGTCGTCGATCTCGCCCTTGAACAGATAGAGGGCGCCGGTCAGGGCCATCAGCATCAGCACCGGCAGGACCAGCAGCCCCGCGTAGAAATGCCACCGCCAGACGGTGCGATAGGCGTCCGAGAGAAGGCCGGAAGCGGGCGAAGGCGCCCCCGGTTCGATGCGTCCGGACATCAGTAGGCCACCCGAATGCCGACGAAGCCGGAGCGCCCCTCGCCAGGCCAGAACACCGCCGTCGACGCCGTTCGGGCGTCGGTCACGGCGCTGAAGTTCGAGACATAGCGTTCGTCGGCAAGATTGCGGGCGTCGACGAAGAGATTGATCCGTTCATCCAGTCGCCAGCCGGCGCCCAGATTCACCACCGTATAGCCCGGCGCCCTCAGGGTGTTCATGTAGTCGACCCAGCTGTCGGACGGCGTCCATTCGACCTGCGGGGCCACGAACCAGCCCGCCGGGTTATCATAGCGCAGTTCGGCCCGGTACATGTGCGGTGGAACCAGGGGCAGGTCGCGGTCACCGTAGACCTTGTCTCCATCGAAGTGAAAGTCCGACAACGTATAGGTCTGACGCAGACGCCAACCGGTTGCGAAACGCCAGTCCAGTCCAGCCTCGACGCCCTGATGGACCGTGGGTCCGGCGTTGAAGGTCGCCGCCGGAATGCCCAGCGTCGGGTTGACCACGAAGTTCAGCAGCTCGTTGTCCAGCTCCGCCCGATAGACTGCGACGTCCCACGAGAACGCATCCGTCCGGCCGCGCAAGCCGGCCTCGTAAGTCCAGGCTTCCTGCGCCTCGATCGGGGCGAAGCCGCCGGCGGTGGGCGACACGGAACCGAAGTTCGGCGGCTCGATCGACCGGGTGACGTTGGCAAAGGCCTGAGCGCCCGACGGCCCCTCCCAGAGAATGCCGATGCGTGGAGCGAACCAGTCGTAGTCCTTCTCGCGCGTCAGATCGAAGGTCGAGGCGACGCCCGGCAGAGCGAAGCTCTGATAGTCCCGCTCGGCCCTGCCGAACGTCCCGCCGGCGACCAGGGCGATGTGGTCGGTGACGAACAACCGGCCCTCGGCGAAGACGTCCAGAGCCTTGGCGTTCTGGCGGCTCTTGGCCGTGCGGCGTCCACTCGATCCGATGACGTTGACGAACTGCTGGGCGTCCAGATCCCCCACACGGTACCAGGCCCCGCCGAAAGCGTCTGCGCGCAGGCCGAACAGCGTCCCTTCCCAATCGAACCGGCCGAAGGTGCCGTAGTTGCGGCTCTGCTGGTCGACGACCTGGAAGATGGGGTGATGCAGGTCCTTCCAAGTGCCGTAGACGGCGCCCTCGAACACCAGGCCGTCGTTCAGCCGCCAACGGGTCGAGAGCGTGCTGCGCACGGAGGCGTAGTCGCGCTGATAGGCGCTGGCGACGTTGGCGGCGGCGGCCATGACCGGCGTCGTCAGCGCTTGGGTCAGGGTCAGGGAGCCGGGGATTTCCTGGTGAATATAGGCGCCCTGGACCGTCAGTCGGACTTCGCGGTCGTCGCCGAGCGATCGGCCGACGTTGGCGGTGATGTACTGTTGCTGACCGTCGGACTGCCGGCGCCAGCCCTCGGCCGTCGCGCCGGTCAGACCCAGATAACCGTCCCAGTCGCCCCGGGATCCACCGACCTCGGCATGCAGTCGGGCCGTCTCCCACGAGCCGAAATCGACGCGCGCGCTGGCGGTCTCGGTGATGTTCGAGCCATTGGGGGTCACCAGGTTGACCGCTCCGCCCAACAGCGAGCCGCCGAAGCGAAGCGCATTGCCGCCCTTGTAGACCTCGGTGAACCGAGCCAGCAGGGGATCGACCATCTGCACGTCGCCATAGCCGTCGGCCTCGTTGAACGGAATTCCGTCCTGCGACACGAAGAGGCCGCGCAGGTGGTTGGGATTGCCGATGCCGGAGCCCCGGATCGAGATGCGAACATCGCCGCCCCACTTCTTCTGGGCGTAAACGCCAGGCACGTCGCGCAGCACGTCTGCGATGTTGGGGGCGAAGCGGGTTTCGAGGCTTTCGGCGGAGACGACCGCGACGGCGCCCGGCGTGCGGGACAGGCGACGCCGGGCCTCGGCGACCGAAGGGGCGTCTTCCGGGTTCGGGGCGGCGGTGACGATGACTTCGCCAAGGTCGACCGAATCCTGTGGAGTGGTCTGGGCGAAGGCTGGGGCGCTCGCGCCGGCGAGCAGCAGCGCCAGCGGCGCCGCGGTGATCTTCAACATGGGATTTCCTGAACAGTGACAGGCGAGCGCGGCCCTGGTCAGGGGCGCGCAGGCGAAGGATCGGTCTGGTTCAGGCGTGGGGAGGAGCGGTTGAAGGCGGACGGGGGGGACCGCGCGCGGGCGGCGGCGCGGCTTCGTGCTGGGCGACGAACACCGTGGCCGGGCGGACGGTCGCGCCGCGCAGAGGCGTGAGGCGCGGCGGATCGGGCAGGGCGGCGGCGAAGGCCAGGACGCAGGCGGCGCATTTGGCTCCGACCATCCCCTTGCCGGAGTCTTGACCATCCATGCCGATGGAGATGGTCTGAGGCCCCTCGGTGGAGCAGATGACCATGGGGCGGCCCGGCGTCGAGGCCGCCAGCGCCGCGAACGGCATCAGGCTTCCGAACACGATGGCGAACGTCGCGGCCAGGAAGGCCAGCGAGCGCAGGGTCGACCAGGATTCGGCCTGCGGACGGGTCACGGGGCGGCGATAGCCGACGTCTGGTCTGCTGGAAAGCCTATTCGCCTTTCGCCGCGTGCGCGGCCTGTCGCGGACTGAATTTCGGCGCGGGGGCCAGGCGCATGACCTCGCCCTGATAGCGTTCGTCGTCGCCCCTGACCGCGAAGGGCAGGGCGTCGGCGCAGGCGTTCAGCATCGCCTCCAGCCACGGCTGCTCGGCCTTGTGGAAGTCGCCCAGCACGTGGGGCATGACCAGGTGCGGCTCTCCGGGGTGGCCGATGCCCATGCGGGCGCGGCGGAAGTCGGCGCCGAGTTGGCTGATCAGGCTACGGACCCCGTTCTGGCCGGCCGCCCCGCCGCCCGTCTTCATGCGGAAGCGGCCGGGGGCCAGGTCGATCTCGTCGTGGAAGACGATGATGTCTTTTGGCGGGATTTTGTAGAAGCGCGCCGCCTCTCCGACGGCGCTGCCGGAGTTGTTCATGAAGGTCTGAGGCTTCATCAGGAGAATCTTCTGACCCTCGATCTCGCCTTCGCAGATCACCGACTGGAACTTCGCCCGCTCCGAGCCGAAGCGCCACCGGCGCGCGATCTCGTCCACGGCCAAGAAGCCGACGTTATGGCGGTTCTTCTCGTATTTGGGCCCGGGATTGCCGAGGCCGGCGATGATCAGCATGGCGCTATCCGCAAATGAAAACGGCCCCGTCCGTCGCCGGAGGGGCCGTTTCCGAAATCAATGATCCGAAGATCAGCCTTCCGACTTGTCGCCGTCTTCCGAGGCGTCTTCGTCGCCCTGTTCGGTGGCGGGAACTTCGTCCGCAGCGGCTTCTTCAGCGGCGGCGGCCTGTTCCTCGGCGATCGCTTCTTCGATCTCGTCAGCGGCCTTGGCGGCCGAGGAGGTCTTGATCGAGGCGATCACGAAGTCGCGGTCGGTGATGGTGGCGTCGACGTCCGAGGGGACCTTGACATCCGACCAGCGGATGATGTCGCCCAGCTTGTGGCCGGCCAGATCGACGATCAGGTCTTCCGGGATGTGGTTGGCCTTGACCATGATCTCGACCGAGTGACGGACGATCTCCAGCGAGCCGCCCTGACGGAAGGCCTTGCACTGGTCTTCGTTGATGAAGTGGATCGGCACTTCGATCTTGATCGTCTGGTTCTCGTCGACGCGCATCAGGTCGAAGTGCAGCGGACGATCGGTGACTGGGTCGAATTGCACGTCCTTGGCGATGACCGGCTGGCTCTCGTCGCCGTATTTCAGGGTCACCAGATGGCCCAGCAGCTTGCCGGTATAAAGATTTTTGCGGAAGTCCTTCTCGTTGACCGAGATGGCGA
Proteins encoded in this window:
- a CDS encoding cytochrome c1, coding for MSISIRNLALSLAAVAAVGVASPALAEGGAHHPRSGGFSFEGPFGTFDQGQLQRGYKVYREVCAACHSMDLMHFRTLGEKGGPFYDPHAENPAQNRYVRALAAEIEVADIDTETGEAIRRPATAADKFPNPYPNRTAAAAANGGAAPPDLSVMAKARHGGADYIYSLLSGYEAPPAGLRMTATQHYNPYMAGDMTPFWDGDPEHVPAGGFIAMPAPLTSTGQVTYDDGTEATVDQMAKDVAAFIAWSSDPKATERKQSGIGVLAFLAIFAGITYASYRRIWKGVAH
- a CDS encoding DUF1579 domain-containing protein; the protein is MTVPTAAAFAALSLAFTAAPALAQQTDPAVVAAQRQHLSQLDWMNGEWTGTAEVMVGMGQTRTLRHTERIGPMLDGVIKVIEGHSYEADGSTGFNAFAVLSWNQEHDRYTMRSYTGGMAGDFPLEITPTGWRWSTPARGGEMLYETVHTPDSWVETGDFIMPGREPMRVITLRLTRKGDTDWPAGGAVAPGE
- a CDS encoding TMEM175 family protein, with translation MTETPKLEMARRLDAFVDAAFAFAITLLVAGGGDPPTTLVEMRTMFLSAPSYLASFALIVMFWLSYRDLGRLWPHRDGFSTALSLGVVFVVLLYVFPLRLMMASALHAMSGGALPGGDLIETTDDLRFLYVAYGGGCLTLSMLFAGLYRHHLKQGEASPTQAVSARIWIQNWIILSLASLASILIALTAPEGIADWGGGLVYMSVPVMIGIASVLHARAMSRAAVIDSRATGP
- a CDS encoding M28 family peptidase; this encodes MRTFTAAAALVAGLSLTPIAWAQDHTAFDAARLSEHIQTLSGDAFEGRGIATPAEQKVIDYVSQQFQAAGLEPGGDSGGWTQAVALNRFTASEIRAQLTVGDWTQPLAQGEQIVISSRRPGESHVMLMDAPLVFVGYGIHAPERNWDDFKGQDMTGKILVVLVNDADFEEPALNTFGGRAMTYYGRWTYKYEEAARRGAAGVIIVHETEPASYGWTTVKNSWSGAQFDIVRADADERVPMESWIQRDVAVQLFQQAGLDFEAMKVQARSRDFQPVPLEGAEMDVMFDVASERVETHNIIGRLPGATHPDETFLYTAHWDHIGVGTPDANGDAIFNGAIDNASGIAGLIELARVYAAGERPERSIVFIGFAAEESGLLGSEYYAANPIYPLATTVGGVNMDSANVYGRTAAFGVVGYGQSDFDERMAAIVEAQRRVIQPDGNPASGTYFRSDHFPLAKRGVPMAYAKSAGDFVEEPIADRLAARAAYTANRYHQADDEWSADWDYSGQIQDLEVYWSLGHTLANSRDWPEWKEGSEFGPARAESAAERD
- a CDS encoding M28 family peptidase codes for the protein MLRALFGGAAAMTLILSAGLAQAQDFSAERISDEIRHISSDGFQGRYPGTEGERMTLAWLQAQYEAMGLEPGGPNGQWLQDVVLNRFTPVAGSASASWTGPDGTAHPMTIGTDILLRSATNDGKADVENAGLVFVGYGIHAPERNWDDWGDIDVRGKVVIVIAGEPNTPAVAERFNGAYPTAYSNGWYKNDEAFKRGAVGVITLNMVPATDAGWLRGAQFANRQRTLTPGAADLEFTGSINHDVALAWAQAAGLDMAAMANVDSGDFEAVALTGVTLSVANEEAMDTLVTHNLLAKIPGTERPNETIIYSAHWDHVGVGADHVSPVSTTEDNIYNGAWDNASGTIGILEMARQIKAAPRPERTIVFAHMAAEEMGLLGSYGYAANPVYPLETTVADINIDMLPLSPPTRDVAIFGKGQNTLEDDLAVLAAAEGRVITDDRQPEQGFYTRSDHFPFVRMGVPALMTWHGVDWDEGGVEAGQAAWDAKFGADYHKPSDEWSADWDLRSAVENLTLLYRLGLQLANSDEWPTWKPTSEFGERRAASNSARR